One Manihot esculenta cultivar AM560-2 chromosome 6, M.esculenta_v8, whole genome shotgun sequence DNA segment encodes these proteins:
- the LOC110616938 gene encoding pentatricopeptide repeat-containing protein At1g08070, chloroplastic: protein MVFSSPSVAVSPTALQVLPFSDPPYKLLQNHPSLTLLSTCKNLQTLRQIHSQIIKTGLHKTQFALSKLIQFCAISPFGDLSYALLLFKTIENPNHVIWNNIIRGLSLSESPIDAVKYYVHMILSGVYPNTHTFPFVLKSCAKIGGTHEGKQIHAHILKLGLENDAFVHTSLITMYAQNSELGNARLVFEKSSMRDAVSFTALITGYASRGFLDKARELFDEIPIRDVVSWNAMIAGYAQSGRSEEALAFFQEMLRTNVTPNMSTMISVLSACAQSGSLEVGNLVRCWVEEHGLESNLRLVNALVDMYAKCGDLEKASNLFESIQDKNVVSWNVMIGGYTHMSFYKEALGLFRRMLKSHVEPNDVTLLSILPACANLGALGLGKWIHAYIDKKRETLANGALWTSLIDMYAKCGNIEAAKQIFDDMNPRNLASWNAMISGLAMHGRADMALNLFSRMTNEGFIPDEITFVGVLSACNHAGLLDLGRQYFSSMTQDYKVSPKLQHYGCMINLLVRAGLFEEAETLMKSMEMNPDGAIWGSLLGACKVHGRVELAEFVARHLSELEPENPGPYVLLSNIYAGVGRWEDVAKIRTKINDKGMKKVPGCTSIEVDNIVHEFVVGDKVHPQSREIYKMLDEVDILLKKAGFVPDTSEVLYDMDEEWKEGALSHHSEKLAIAFGLISTKPRTTIRIIKNLRVCGNCHSATKLISKIFNREIIARDRNRFHHFKDGSCSCKDYW, encoded by the coding sequence ATGGTGTTCTCTTCGCCTTCGGTTGCAGTTTCACCTACAGCTCTGCAAGTTCTTCCCTTTTCAGACCCTCCATACAAGCTTCTCCAAAATCATCCATCTCTTACCCTTCTCTCCACTTGCAAAAATCTGCAGACCCTCAGACAAATCCATtctcaaatcatcaaaactGGTCTTCACAAAACCCAGTTTGCACTTAGTAAGCTCATACAATTTTGCGCCATTTCACCTTTTGGTGATCTCTCTTATGCTCTGTTACTATTCAAAACCATTGAGAATCCTAATCACGTAATTTGGAATAATATTATCAGGGGCCTTTCACTGAGTGAATCCCCAATTGACGCTGTAAAATACTATGTTCATATGATTTTATCTGGTGTATATCCAAATACTCATACGTTTCCTTTCGTTTTGAAGTCTTGTGCAAAAATTGGAGGTACCCATGAAGGGAAACAGATCCATGCACATATTTTGAAGCTTGGACTTGAAAATGATGCCTTTGTACATACTTCTTTGATTACCATGTATGCTCAAAATAGTGAATTGGGAAATGCAAGATTGGTTTTTGAAAAAAGTTCTATGAGAGATGCGGTTTCTTTCACTGCTTTGATAACGGGGTATGCTTCGAGGGGTTTCCTGGACAAGGCCCGAGAGCTTTTTGATGAAATTCCTATTAGAGACGTGGTGTCCTGGAATGCTATGATAGCGGGGTATGCCCAGAGTGGTCGATCTGAAGAGGCATTAGCTTTCTTTCAAGAGATGCTTAGAACAAATGTCACACCAAATATGAGTACAATGATCAGTGTCCTATCAGCTTGTGCTCAGTCAGGATCCCTCGAGGTGGGCAATTTGGTCCGCTGCTGGGTCGAGGAGCATGGACTTGAATCGAATCTTAGGCTTGTAAATGCACTTGTTGATATGTATGCCAAGTGTGGAGACTTAGAAAAGGCTAGCAATTTGTTTGAGAGTATACAGGATAAGAATGTGGTTTCATGGAATGTTATGATTGGAGGTTATACTCATATGAGCTTCTATAAGGAAGCGCTGGGGCTTTTTAGGCGAATGCTGAAGTCACATGTAGAGCCTAATGATGTGACCTTGTTAAGCATTCTTCCAGCTTGTGCTAACTTGGGTGCTCTTGGGCTTGGGAAATGGATCCATGCTTATATTGACAAGAAACGAGAAACTTTGGCTAATGGTGCTCTTTGGACAAGCCTCATTGACATGTATGCAAAATGTGGTAATATAGAGGCAGCTAAACAAATTTTTGATGATATGAATCCTAGAAACTTGGCTTCTTGGAATGCAATGATTTCTGGGCTTGCTATGCATGGGCGTGCAGATATGGCTCTTAATCTTTTCTCAAGAATGACTAATGAGGGATTCATACCAGATGAAATCACCTTTGTTGGTGTATTATCTGCATGTAACCATGCTGGTTTGCTAGATCTTGGACGCCAGTATTTTAGTTCAATGACCCAAGATTACAAGGTTTCTCCAAAATTACAACACTATGGGTGCATGATTAATCTCCTAGTCCGAGCTGGATTGTTTGAAGAAGCAGAAACCCTCATGAAAAGCATGGAAATGAACCCAGATGGGGCAATCTGGGGCTCTCTGCTCGGAGCTTGTAAAGTACACGGACGCGTTGAGTTGGCTGAATTTGTTGCAAGGCATCTTTCTGAATTGGAGCCTGAAAACCCCGGGCCTTATGTGCTCTTATCAAACATCTACGCAGGTGTCGGTAGATGGGAGGATGTAGCGAAAATAAGAACTAAGATAAATGATAAGGGGATGAAGAAAGTTCCTGGATGCACGTCTATTGAGGTGGATAACATAGTTCATGAGTTCGTTGTCGGTGACAAGGTACATCCCCAGAGCagagaaatttataaaatgctAGATGAAGTAGATATCCTTTTGAAGAAGGCTGGTTTTGTACCAGATACATCTGAGGTTCTGTATGATATGGATGAGGAGTGGAAAGAAGGGGCTTTGAGTCATCACAGTGAGAAGCTAGCCATTGCTTTTGGTTTGATAAGTACAAAACCAAGGACAACAATAAGAATAATCAAGAATCTTCGTGTATGTGGAAATTGTCATTCTGCTACTAAGCTAATATCCAAGATCTTCAATAGAGAGATTATTGCTAGGGACAGGAATCGTTTCCATCATTTTAAAGACGGTTCTTGCTCATGTAAAGACTACTGGTAA
- the LOC110616939 gene encoding early nodulin-93 produces MAKNVAQSTLEKNSLASLDQKMAMAKRCSHEGVVAGAKAAVVASIATAIPTLASARMLPWARANINHSAQALIISTVAGAAYFIVADKTVLATARRNSFKNSKIEA; encoded by the exons ATGGCTAAGAATGTAGCTCAGTCCACTCTTGAGAAAAATAGCTTGGCTTCACTGGATCAAAAGATGGCCATGGCAAAGCGGTGCTCTCATG AAGGAGTAGTTGCAGGAGCCAAAGCAGCTGTTGTTGCTTCCATTGCCACTGCCATTCCAACT CTGGCTAGTGCAAGAATGCTGCCTTGGGCAAGAGCTAATATCAACCACAGTGCTCAAGCTCTCATAATCTCTACAG TCGCTGGAGCAGCATATTTTATAGTTGCTGACAAGACTGTCCTGGCTACAGCACGTAGGAACTCCTTCAAGAACTCTAAAATTGAGGCTTGA